The sequence TTGGAAAGGAACCACCAGAAAAATGTCCTTCATGTGATCACCCGAGAAGCTACTTCCAGCTTAAATGTGAAGAATATTAAAAGGAGGGATAGAAAACGACAGAACAAAAACAGATTTACAAATGCAACATTTGCGGCAACATAGTTGAAGTTTTGCATACAGGAGTAGGACAACTCGTCTGTTGTGGTCAGCCAATGGAGTTACTATCGGAAAAGACCACGGATGCAGGCTTAGAAAAACATGTCCCTGTAATAGAAAAAACTGCGAAAGGAATAAGCGTGAAAGTTGGTTCAGTACCGCATCCGATGGAACAAAAGCACTACATTGAATGGATAGAAATAATCGCCGATGGCAGAACTTACAGAAAATTCCTAAAACCAGGAGACAAACCAGAAGCAGAGTTTGAAATCACAGGGGAGAAAATCTGGGCAAGAGAGTACTGCAGTATCCACGGATTGTGGAAATCCTCCTAGCATCGCCTTTCTAACATTCAACCCCTATTCCTTCAGGCGCCTGCCGCTGCACATCTACTAAAGAATTAATTTATCTTACACTAAATCTAGTGTATAGCATCATTCGGAGAGAATTACATGAGCTATGAAATGTGGGCAGAAAAATACCGCCCAAAATTCTTAAGCCAAATGGTAAACCAGAAAGACATCGTAGAACGCCTTGTCAGCTTTGCAAAATCCCGCAACGTCCCCCACTGCATTTTTGCTGGTCCTCCTGGAACAGGAAAAACAACCGCAGCTTTATGTCTAGCTCGCGACTTGTACGGCGACACTTACAGAGAGAATTTAATGGAACTGAACGCAAGCGATGAACGGGGCATAAACGTTGTTCGTGAAACCGTGAAGACTTTTGCTCGTGTGCGGACGCTTGGAGAAATCCCGTTCAAAATCCTAATTTTAGATGAAGCAGAC is a genomic window of Candidatus Bathyarchaeota archaeon containing:
- a CDS encoding desulfoferrodoxin; the encoded protein is MYKCNICGNIVEVLHTGVGQLVCCGQPMELLSEKTTDAGLEKHVPVIEKTAKGISVKVGSVPHPMEQKHYIEWIEIIADGRTYRKFLKPGDKPEAEFEITGEKIWAREYCSIHGLWKSS